Proteins from a single region of Oncorhynchus keta strain PuntledgeMale-10-30-2019 chromosome 20, Oket_V2, whole genome shotgun sequence:
- the yrk gene encoding tyrosine-protein kinase Fgr isoform X2 — MGCAHCKQKKAAAKAASAELSDPSPSNSPDGVVSTALATPRYHPGPTHPTIPDFNKPFGSACFPNTNAQTGAGGVTGGGVTLFIALYDYDARTEDDLSFQKGEKFHIINNTEGDWWEARSLDTGKSGYVPSNYVAPVDSIQAEEWYFGKMGRKDAERQLLGLENPRGTFLIRESETTKGAYSLSIRDWDDGKGDHVKHYKIRKLDNGGYYITTRTQFDTVHQLVEHYTGCNDGLCYFLTTPCPNATPLTLGLGRDAWEVARKTLALNRKLGQGCFGDVWMGMWNGTTKVAVKTLKPGTMSPEAFLEEAQIMKRLRHDKLVQLYAVVSEEPIYIITEFMSQGSLLDFLKDGEGGNLKLPQLVDMAAQIAAGMAYIERMNYIHRDLRAANILVGENLVCKIADFGLARLIEDNEYTARQGAKFPIKWTAPEAALYGRFTIKSDVWSFGILLTELVTKGRVPYPGMNNREVLEQVERGYRMPCAVGCPASLHELMVQCWRREADERHTFEYLQGFLEDYFTATEPQYQPGENL; from the exons ATGGGCTGTGCCCACTGTAAACAGAAAAAGGCTGCAGCCAAGGCAGCTTCAGCCGAGCTGTCTGACCCATCTCCTAGCAACAGCCCTGATGGGGTTGTGTCTACAGCATTGGCCACGCCCCGTTATCACCCTGGCCCCACCCACCCGACAATACCTGACTTCAACAAGCCTTTTGGCTCCGCCTGTTTTCCTAATACCAACGCACAAACCGGCGCAGGGGGCGTCACAG gtggaggtgtaaCTCTCTTCATAGCATTGTATGACTATGATGCTCGTACTGAAGATGACCTGTCCTTCCAGAAGGGAGAGAAGTTCCACATTATCAACAACAC agagggggactggtgggaggcccggtcGTTGGACACTGGGAAGTCTGGTTATGTCCCTAGTAACTATGTAGCTCCTGTAGACTCTATACAGGCTGAgga gtggTATTTCGGTAAGATGGGGAGAAAGGATGCAGAGAGACAGCTCCTGGGACTGGAGAACCCCAGAGGAACATTCCTTatcagagagagtgagaccacCAAGG GTGCCTACTCTCTGTCTATCCGGGACTGGGATGATGGTAAAGGTGACCACGTCAAACATTATAAGATCAGGAAGCTGGACAATGGAGGATATTATATCACAACACGCACACAGTTCGACACCGTGCATCAACTCGTGGAGCACTACACAG GCTGTAACGATGGGCTGTGTTACTTTCTGACCACACCCTGTCCCAATGCCACGCCCCTCACCCTGGGGCTGGGGCGGGACGCCTGGGAGGTTGCCAGGAAAACGCTGGCCCTAAACAGAAAGTTGGGCCAGGGATGCTTCGGAGACGTCTGGATGG gtaTGTGGAACGGCACCACCAAGGTAGCAGTGAAGACGTTGAAGCCAGGCACCATGTCTCCAGAGGCTTTCCTAGAAGAGGCTCAGATCATGAAGAGACTGAGGCATGACAAGCTGGTGCAGCTGTACGCTGTGGTCTCTGAAGAACCCATCTACATCATCACAGAGTTCATGAGCCAAG GTAGCttactggacttcctgaaggacGGGGAAGGAGGGAATCTGAAGCTGCCTCAACTGGTGGATATGGCTGCTCAG atagcGGCAGGCATGGCATATATAGAGCGTATGAACTACATCCATCGTGATCTGCGAGCGGCTAACATTCTGGTCGGGGAAAATCTGGTGTGCAAGATCGCTGACTTTGGTTTGGCCAGACTCATAGAGGACAATGAGTACACAGCCAGACAAG GAGCCAAGTTCCCCATCAAGTGGACAGCTCCTGAAGCAGCTCTATACGGGCGCTTCACCATCAAGTCTGATGTGTGGAGCTTTGGTATCCTGCTCACTGAACTCGTCACAAAAGGACGCGTGCCTTACCCAG gtatGAACAACCGCGAGGTCCTGGAGCAGGTGGAGAGAGGCTACAGGATGCCCTGTGCGGTGGGTTGTCCTGCCTCCCTCCATGAGCTGATGGTGCAGTGTTGGCGGAGAGAGGCGGACGAGAGACACACCTTTGAATACCTGCAGGGCTTCCTGGAGGACTACTTTACTGCTACTGAACCCCAGTACCAGCCTGGAGAGAACCTGtga
- the yrk gene encoding tyrosine-protein kinase Fgr isoform X1 — MGCAHCKQKKAAAKAASAELSDPSPSNSPDGVVSTALATPRYHPGPTHPTIPDFNKPFGSACFPNTNAQTGAGGVTGGGVTLFIALYDYDARTEDDLSFQKGEKFHIINNTEGDWWEARSLDTGKSGYVPSNYVAPVDSIQAEEWYFGKMGRKDAERQLLGLENPRGTFLIRESETTKGAYSLSIRDWDDGKGDHVKHYKIRKLDNGGYYITTRTQFDTVHQLVEHYTERAAGLCCRLIGSCRRGMPKLADLSVKTKDVWEIPRESLQLIKKLGNGQFGEVWMGMWNGTTKVAVKTLKPGTMSPEAFLEEAQIMKRLRHDKLVQLYAVVSEEPIYIITEFMSQGSLLDFLKDGEGGNLKLPQLVDMAAQIAAGMAYIERMNYIHRDLRAANILVGENLVCKIADFGLARLIEDNEYTARQGAKFPIKWTAPEAALYGRFTIKSDVWSFGILLTELVTKGRVPYPGMNNREVLEQVERGYRMPCAVGCPASLHELMVQCWRREADERHTFEYLQGFLEDYFTATEPQYQPGENL; from the exons ATGGGCTGTGCCCACTGTAAACAGAAAAAGGCTGCAGCCAAGGCAGCTTCAGCCGAGCTGTCTGACCCATCTCCTAGCAACAGCCCTGATGGGGTTGTGTCTACAGCATTGGCCACGCCCCGTTATCACCCTGGCCCCACCCACCCGACAATACCTGACTTCAACAAGCCTTTTGGCTCCGCCTGTTTTCCTAATACCAACGCACAAACCGGCGCAGGGGGCGTCACAG gtggaggtgtaaCTCTCTTCATAGCATTGTATGACTATGATGCTCGTACTGAAGATGACCTGTCCTTCCAGAAGGGAGAGAAGTTCCACATTATCAACAACAC agagggggactggtgggaggcccggtcGTTGGACACTGGGAAGTCTGGTTATGTCCCTAGTAACTATGTAGCTCCTGTAGACTCTATACAGGCTGAgga gtggTATTTCGGTAAGATGGGGAGAAAGGATGCAGAGAGACAGCTCCTGGGACTGGAGAACCCCAGAGGAACATTCCTTatcagagagagtgagaccacCAAGG GTGCCTACTCTCTGTCTATCCGGGACTGGGATGATGGTAAAGGTGACCACGTCAAACATTATAAGATCAGGAAGCTGGACAATGGAGGATATTATATCACAACACGCACACAGTTCGACACCGTGCATCAACTCGTGGAGCACTACACAG AGCGAGCAGCAGGTTTGTGCTGTAGGTTGATTGGCAGCTGTAGGCGGGGCATGCCTAAGCTAGCCGACCTATCGGTGAAGACCAAGGACGTGTGGGAGATTCCAAGAGAATCTCTCCAGCTGATTAAGAAGCTGGGCAACGGGCAGTTTGGAGAAGTCTGGATGG gtaTGTGGAACGGCACCACCAAGGTAGCAGTGAAGACGTTGAAGCCAGGCACCATGTCTCCAGAGGCTTTCCTAGAAGAGGCTCAGATCATGAAGAGACTGAGGCATGACAAGCTGGTGCAGCTGTACGCTGTGGTCTCTGAAGAACCCATCTACATCATCACAGAGTTCATGAGCCAAG GTAGCttactggacttcctgaaggacGGGGAAGGAGGGAATCTGAAGCTGCCTCAACTGGTGGATATGGCTGCTCAG atagcGGCAGGCATGGCATATATAGAGCGTATGAACTACATCCATCGTGATCTGCGAGCGGCTAACATTCTGGTCGGGGAAAATCTGGTGTGCAAGATCGCTGACTTTGGTTTGGCCAGACTCATAGAGGACAATGAGTACACAGCCAGACAAG GAGCCAAGTTCCCCATCAAGTGGACAGCTCCTGAAGCAGCTCTATACGGGCGCTTCACCATCAAGTCTGATGTGTGGAGCTTTGGTATCCTGCTCACTGAACTCGTCACAAAAGGACGCGTGCCTTACCCAG gtatGAACAACCGCGAGGTCCTGGAGCAGGTGGAGAGAGGCTACAGGATGCCCTGTGCGGTGGGTTGTCCTGCCTCCCTCCATGAGCTGATGGTGCAGTGTTGGCGGAGAGAGGCGGACGAGAGACACACCTTTGAATACCTGCAGGGCTTCCTGGAGGACTACTTTACTGCTACTGAACCCCAGTACCAGCCTGGAGAGAACCTGtga